The nucleotide window atatatatatatatatgtttttttttttgggaGGAAACAAATGAAAGTATTAGAGACTAatgataagaaaaaaaaaaaaaaaaaaaaaattaataataatatatatatttatctacacaatattaaaataagaTACTTCTAATTAaccattattataaaaataaatacattttgattttttttttttttttttttttatcctgtatttaataaatacctgtttatataaaattgtGTAGATAATGAAATGTACTCtccatataaaataaaatgaagtgtaaatttttttttttttttttttttttttttttaataatattctaatattttaaattttgaTTAGATGTTGgtataattaaataaagcttatttattaaatgtaagaattaatttaatataataatgatatatataaaatatatatatatatatatatatatatatatatatttatatttatatatatattattatgtttgGATGTAGgatgtaaatatataaaaagtaaCTTTTAGTATAGGTATTCcattaaaataatttaacttttatataaatataaaaccGATTATATGTTGTAGACTTtgaagatgaaaaaaaaaaaaaaaaaaaaaaaagtgaaCAAATGTATGATGTATTTATGAACACGcgaaaattattaatattttaaaaaaggagaaatataaatatacacacatatatatatgtataaataaaatatatatatatatatatatatatatattttttatgtcCATTTCGatgtattattaaatgaaatgaTTAGGAAGTGTGTTGAgctattttattttaagaATCCTCGATGGATCCCTCCTTCGAAATATAACTTAAAGTGTAGTAGAAGGTTATATCATAAACATATGATtaacaaagaaaaaataataagaaaaagattctcatatgaatatataaatgatgatgaaaattttttgtttaataaatataattgtGTAAACTCTTTGGTTAATTATTACtatgttaataaaaaatttgaagaaataaatttattaattacAAATGAACAAGATGATGGTAAATATATGgatgatattattaatatattgtatGTTCTTTGTGTGAAGGGTAATATTAGTATACTCGATagaagaataaaatattatgtttcttatatattaacatatgtgaataaatatatgagAGAATTGTCtgatcataaaaataaaaaggtaAGCAAGAATCAACATAATGATATACacaataatatacataaagATATTACCAATGATGAGTGTAgtaatatacataaaaatattactaATGATGAGTGTAGTAATATACATAAAGATATTACTAATTATGAGTGTAGTAATATACATAAAGATATTACTAATAATGAGTGTAGTAATATACATAAAGATATTACCAATGATGAGTGTAGTAATATACATAAAGATATTACTAATGATGAGGGTAGTAATATACATAAAGATATTACCAATGATGAgtgtaataaaaaaaagaatggTTGTGTGCAGATGTACGAGgatgataattattacaatagtcataatatatacaataatgttaatataaaagaagagAATACGATTATTcataagaagaaaaaatttattagTATTAAGagttatttattatttcttaatattttaaaagtattagatatgaaaaatgattttaatatattgttaaaatatgtaagtgaaaatattcattttttttccatagATATTATTCACAAAATAGCCtttaattatgatataaaaaatatgaataatataaataataataatcatgaaatattttttaaaggaATATTAgactatatatatacgtTAATAGATTATAATCcttctatatattataaccAAATGAAAAGTAttaatttatgtattaatatatgtacgAACTATTTTTTTGAGAAACGATATATAAgagaacaaaaaaaaaaaaatgataatgaagatattatgtatatgtataatttaaattatatatatataaatcatattataacctttcataatttaatacatcaatataatagaacaacaaataatataaaaaattataaatcagaaaaagaatatgaaaataaaaaaacttCATGTCTTTTTAAcaaaagtaaaaaaattataacaGATGATGTATCACATATTTTACAAGAAGgtaatatatcaaaaagTACTGTTCAATCTAAATCACAAGATAGAAAAGAATGTATAAATTCAGAAGacaatttaaatattataaatgaaaaatttaaatatattaatgacttttattttaattattatatgattgatactatatatattttatataattattatacaaatttattaagggaaaaaaaaaaaaaaaaaaaaaaaaaaaaaataataatgaaacaGAACCATCAACaaaaagaagaatattTCCTTTTGTATATACCAGAcgtaaaaaataatattacgaatatattgttacattttattaatattatacatatcaACCTAAATACAAATcaacaaaaaattaaaaataagaaaattatacaaGCATTAGAAAGAATTTTAAAGTTAAGTTACGAATTTAAACATAAATCATTTAATTATgaatcatttatattaaattattgCAATATGTTATTAGTTAGTAAACTTGATCTCTCATTAATTgacaatataaaaatattaactatttttaaacatataagAAAATCACACAGGGAGACACATGAACACAATGTAGAGACACAAAGAAAACAAAGAATAGATAAGCCATTCAATACATGTcaacaaaaagaaaaaaaattaaacgACAACAAAATAATGTATGTTACAGAACAATGTggaaatattaatgaaatatatgatatagaagataatacatatattgAACATACTAGTTTACATATTAATCAATCAAATATTTCTCATATAAGAGAAAATAATTTCGAATCATATGATATAAACAAACATTTGgataatatgataaaattaGTTTGTAGTAATTTAAAAACTTGTGTACATAATTCATGTGGTAATAACATATGTATGTTAATTCCTCTAATTTATGaatttcataaatatatggaTTGTgaattgaaaaatatattaatcGTTCAAATTACATgtaataaacataatataaatgaaaataatttaataaatatactaagagtattttgtaaaataaaatatagaaatGATATGTTGgatcaatttttttataaccaaaagaaatttaatttttataataactATTTGGGGAGTGAACAACAAGGAGATAagaaaaatgtatatatctTTTCTTGTCCAAAgaatttctttttattcttttattataaaagtaaaaataatttattcaattataaagatatgtattatattgaaaattatgtacaaaataatttcttagaaatgaatataaaagattTCCTTCTACTActattaatttattataaaaataaagcTTTTTTATTACCACAATTGTTAATTAAAATTCTTTCTATTGTTAATAATGGGAAAAAACTAATCACtgaaaaagaattattattcttcttatacttattttcaaaaaattattatcatttgtCAAACGATAATAATAGTGAATGGATAGatcaaaatgataaaaatacaCATTTAATCCGAAAAATTAACTTATTTAGAAAAAGTCAATATATTCAAGAACATATCAACCATTTTATCAACCTAAttaatgatttattttattttatttataatgaaaaaacaATTAATTATCCACCTGAACAAGTCAGGCTTCTTttacaagaaaaaaaaaaaaaaaaaaaaaagataataataaataaaaaaaacagcGAAAATGGTGAACTAGCCAAAACGATGAATGATGAGACAAATAAGGACAATATGGGttatgaaatatatgaagaaaGTGAATCTAATAGTGAATTAAATCAAAtaagtaataatatgaattctattgatgaatataaaataaattttaccatattaaaaacaaatttgataatgatgaaaatattatataatatatattatgcttatttttcttcattattggagaaaggaaaaagagaagaaaaaaatattctgAACAGTCATCACGAAAAATTATTGAatcatttgtatatatgttttaatgaaaattattcaaaaaatgTTGAAGAAATTAAAGACGTAGCACctttgttatattattttacatattttaatttatattcatcttTTTATTTCGAAAAACAAATGtcatatataatgatgaataatataatagatGAGCgattaattaaatatg belongs to Plasmodium reichenowi strain SY57 chromosome 10, whole genome shotgun sequence and includes:
- a CDS encoding hypothetical protein (conserved Plasmodium protein, unknown function~transcript variant 1; alternatively spliced); protein product: MIRKCVELFYFKNPRWIPPSKYNLKCSRRLYHKHMINKEKIIRKRFSYEYINDDENFLFNKYNCVNSLVNYYYVNKKFEEINLLITNEQDDGKYMDDIINILYVLCVKGNISILDRRIKYYVSYILTYVNKYMRELSDHKNKKVSKNQHNDIHNNIHKDITNDECSNIHKNITNDECSNIHKDITNYECSNIHKDITNNECSNIHKDITNDECSNIHKDITNDEGSNIHKDITNDECNKKKNGCVQMYEDDNYYNSHNIYNNVNIKEENTIIHKKKKFISIKSYLLFLNILKVLDMKNDFNILLKYVSENIHFFSIDIIHKIAFNYDIKNMNNINNNNHEIFFKGILDYIYTLIDYNPSIYYNQMKSINLCINICTNYFFEKRYIREQKKKNDNEDIMYMYNLNYIYINHIITFHNLIHQYNRTTNNIKNYKSEKEYENKKTSCLFNKSKKIITDDVSHILQEGNISKSTVQSKSQDRKECINSEDNLNIINEKFKYINDFYFNYYMIDTIYILYNYYTNLLREKKKKKKKKKIIMKQNHQQKEEYFLLYIPDVKNNITNILLHFINIIHINLNTNQQKIKNKKIIQALERILKLSYEFKHKSFNYESFILNYCNMLLVSKLDLSLIDNIKILTIFKHIRKSHRETHEHNVETQRKQRIDKPFNTCQQKEKKLNDNKIMYVTEQCGNINEIYDIEDNTYIEHTSLHINQSNISHIRENNFESYDINKHLDNMIKLVCSNLKTCVHNSCGNNICMLIPLIYEFHKYMDCELKNILIVQITCNKHNINENNLINILRVFCKIKYRNDMLDQFFYNQKKFNFYNNYLGSEQQGDKKNVYIFSCPKNFFLFFYYKSKNNLFNYKDMYYIENYVQNNFLEMNIKDFLLLLLIYYKNKAFLLPQLLIKILSIVNNGKKLITEKELLFFLYLFSKNYYHLSNDNNSEWIDQNDKNTHLIRKINLFRKSQYIQEHINHFINLINDLFYFIYNEKTINYPPEQVRLLLQEKKKKKKKIIINKKNSENGELAKTMNDETNKDNMGYEIYEESESNSELNQISNNMNSIDEYKINFTILKTNLIMMKILYNIYYAYFSSLLEKGKREEKNILNSHHEKLLNHLYICFNENYSKNVEEIKDVAPLLYYFTYFNLYSSFYFEKQMSYIMMNNIIDERLIKYVMLSHVCVKKIIPREIKSIIKKYVLENFVHFSGSFKILCFRLSHHFLDVPNGVALEGKKNNVGTEKNVDTEKNVDTEKNVETEKNVGTEKNVGTEKNVDISIFNKLLNDLLINLDHMKPNHYLVIYFTISNNMIKNKKYYIELFYHMNKIATCYNNEQLFSILYYMYKTGYSKPKIRKKIRNLILFRHKKRLIHLSMYIKYILPLDEFGIYHLLPIKCQNIIYDKLTVDVKSLIRPPLQHMETQINEVKNIKVKNKKKKGETLEESSKGNEQNDAPIYIFEQMVKNY
- a CDS encoding hypothetical protein (conserved Plasmodium protein, unknown function~transcript variant 2; alternatively spliced); this encodes MIRKCVELFYFKNPRWIPPSKYNLKCSRRLYHKHMINKEKIIRKRFSYEYINDDENFLFNKYNCVNSLVNYYYVNKKFEEINLLITNEQDDGKYMDDIINILYVLCVKGNISILDRRIKYYVSYILTYVNKYMRELSDHKNKKVSKNQHNDIHNNIHKDITNDECSNIHKNITNDECSNIHKDITNYECSNIHKDITNNECSNIHKDITNDECSNIHKDITNDEGSNIHKDITNDECNKKKNGCVQMYEDDNYYNSHNIYNNVNIKEENTIIHKKKKFISIKSYLLFLNILKVLDMKNDFNILLKYVSENIHFFSIDIIHKIAFNYDIKNMNNINNNNHEIFFKGILDYIYTLIDYNPSIYYNQMKSINLCINICTNYFFEKRYIREQKKKNDNEDIMYMYNLNYIYINHIITFHNLIHQYNRTTNNIKNYKSEKEYENKKTSCLFNKSKKIITDDVSHILQEGNISKSTVQSKSQDRKECINSEDNLNIINEKFKYINDFYFNYYMIDTIYILYNYYTNLLREKKKKKKKKKIIMKQNHQQKEEYFLLYIPDVKNNITNILLHFINIIHINLNTNQQKIKNKKIIQALERILKLSYEFKHKSFNYESFILNYCNMLLVSKLDLSLIDNIKILTIFKHIRKSHRETHEHNVETQRKQRIDKPFNTCQQKEKKLNDNKIMYVTEQCGNINEIYDIEDNTYIEHTSLHINQSNISHIRENNFESYDINKHLDNMIKLVCSNLKTCVHNSCGNNICMLIPLIYEFHKYMDCELKNILIVQITCNKHNINENNLINILRVFCKIKYRNDMLDQFFYNQKKFNFYNNYLGSEQQGDKKNVYIFSCPKNFFLFFYYKSKNNLFNYKDMYYIENYVQNNFLEMNIKDFLLLLLIYYKNKAFLLPQLLIKILSIVNNGKKLITEKELLFFLYLFSKNYYHLSNDNNSEWIDQNDKNTHLIRKINLFRKSQYIQEHINHFINLINDLFYFIYNEKTINYPPEQVRLLLQEKKKKKKKIIINKKNSENGELAKTMNDETNKDNMGYEIYEESESNSELNQISNNMNSIDEYKINFTILKTNLIMMKILYNIYYAYFSSLLEKGKREEKNILNSHHEKLLNHLYICFNENYSKNVEEIKDVAPLLYYFTYFNLYSSFYFEKQMSYIMMNNIIDERLIKYVMLSHVCVKKIIPREIKSIIKKYVLENFVHFSGSFKILCFRLSHHFLDVPNGVALEGKKNNVGTEKNVDTEKNVDTEKNVETEKNVGTEKNVGTEKNVDISIFNKLLNDLLINLDHMKPNHYLVIYFTISNNMIKNKKYYIELFYHMNKIATCYNNEQLFSILYYMYKTGYSKPKIRKKIRNLILFRHKKRLIHLSMYIKYILPLDEFGIYHLLPIKCQNIIYDKLTVDVKSLIRPPLQHMEINEVKNIKVKNKKKKGETLEESSKGNEQNDAPIYIFEQMVKNY